A single genomic interval of Armigeres subalbatus isolate Guangzhou_Male chromosome 1, GZ_Asu_2, whole genome shotgun sequence harbors:
- the LOC134217803 gene encoding uncharacterized protein LOC134217803, producing the protein MGNMCIEYTKFVRIENCLVILLTHFIITVNSGKYFPSKKENNFDDDYLDDGTLQQIKRDVYASSARYKNKFRSEDDYTYADYEGEESSFPHKPTNEIYEKHGTHPVLVKPVTPPIVYKSPTISKEMVIMIVLALKALFIAMVTIGLPALIGLYLLIVAKMVMGLKAMASTNAFTLGVLSTKYLSHQKHANAGHGAAIIPFYVPLALSSILSSAGLITGAVGLIASIFANSTTNSSTTTTTTTTTTETPTEAAFIKLTRLPSKNKYRPVKPKHLDTLDDDPPEENVFSKVARKASDGVKNFVGRFTKSFKNN; encoded by the exons ATGGGCAATATGTGCATTGAATATACAAAGTTCGTGCGAATTGAAAACTGTCTTGTGATATTGTTGACCCATTTTATCATCACCGTGAATTCAGGCAAATACTTTCCATCGAAAAAGGAAAATAATTTTGATGATGATTATTTAGATGATGGTACACTCCAGCAAATTAAACGTGATGTGTATGCGTCATCCGCcagatataaaaataaattcagatCAGAAGATGATTATACATATGCGGATTATGAAGGCGAAGAATCAAGTTTTCCCCATAAACCCACGAATGAGAT ATACGAAAAACATGGAACACATCCAGTGCTTGTCAAACCCGTTACCCCGCCTATAGTCTATAAAAGCCCAACCATCAGTAAGGAAATGGTCATTATGATCGTGTTGGCTCTGAAGGCATTGTTCATTGCAATGGTTACCATTGGATTGCCAGCTCTCATAGGCCTTTACCTTTTGATTGTCGCAAAAATGGTTATGGGCCTAAAGGCGATGGCATCAACGAACGCATTCACCCTAGGAGTACTGTCCACAAAGTATCTGTCGCACCAGAAACACGCTAATGCCGGTCATGGAGCCGCCATCATTCCATTCTATGTCCCGTTGGCTTTGTCGTCTATTCTGTCCTCTGCCGGACTGATCACGGGAGCTGTCGGTTTGATTGCTTCTATCTTTGCTAACAGCACTACTAACAGCAGCACAACCACTACCACAACTACCACCACCACCGAGACGCCAACCGAAGCTGCTTTTATCAAATTGACGCGACTACCTTCGAAGAACAAATATCGACCGGTGAAGCCAAAGCATTTGGACACTCTGGATGATGATCCCCCTGAGGAGAATGTGTTTAGCAAAGTGGCGAGAAAAGCTAGTGATGGGGTGAAAAACTTCGTAGGGCGGTTCactaaaagttttaaaaataattga